The sequence below is a genomic window from Anaerolineales bacterium.
CTGCATGCTCTCAAACAGGTCGTCCGAGAGCCGCAGCTCGAAGGCGCACTCCTGCGCCAGCTGTGTCACCATGCGCCGGGCATACTCCGGGTGGGCGTTCAGGCCGGTGCCGACGGCAGTTCCACCGATTCCGAGGCGGCGCAAGCCGTCGGCGGACCGCAGGATGCGTTCGCCATCCCGGCGCACCGCCCGGGCATAGGCGCCGAACTCTTGACCCATTGTCAGCGGCACCGCATCCTGCAGGTGCGTGCGCCCGGATTTGATCACATCCTCGAAGGCCGCCGCCCGCTCCTCCAGTGCCTCGGCCAGAGCGGTGATTCGGTCCGTCAGCTCCTGCAGCCGCCACAGGCAGCCCAGGCGAATCGCCGTCGGGATCGTGTCGTTCGTCGACTGGGCCATGTTGACATGGTCGTTGGGATGGACGCGATACTCCCCAAGCGCTCCGCCGAGCAAGACGGTTGCCCGATTGGCGATCACCTCGTTCACGTTCATGTTGTGACTGGTCCCGGCCCCCGCCTGGAAGGGATCGACGACAAAGGACGCATCCCACATCCCGGCGCTCACTTCGTCCGCCGCCTGGCGTATAGCCTGGGCGCGTTCAGGGTCCAGCAGGCCGAGCGACTGATGGACGGCTGCCGCAGCCCGCTTGATGGCGGCCATCGACCAGATGAAGGCCCGGTAGGGCTTGAGGCCGGAGACGCGGAAGTTGTCGACCGCTCGCTGAGTCTGGGCGCCATACAGCGCCATCGCCGGCAAATGGACCTCCCCCAGTGAGTCGCTTTCGGTGCGCATCGGATTAGCCGCCATGCTTCGCCTCTCCCTGCTCGCCCCGGGAAGCAAAGAGGGAGCCTGGCGGCTCCCTCGCTTCCTGGCTTGACGGGTGGATCAGTTCTCCAGCGCCTTGTACCCTGGGCCGGTCTTGAAGTAGTCGTAGTTGGGCTTGGTGTCTGGGGTCAGGTCGACTACGTCGCCTGCGCTCAGCGCCTTGGTGTGATCGAGGTGGACCGGGTCGCCGTGGTGGTTGGGGCCATCAAACTTCGCCTCAAAGCCCGCCGTGCCGGCGGGCATCGATAGCACCTGCCCGGCCTTGGCCGTATGCGCCGACGGAACCTCGTCCTCAGGGAAGATGGCCTCGAACGGACACTCGGGAATGCAGGCGCCGCAGTCGATGCATGTGTCCGGGTCGATGTAGTACCACGGCCATTGATCGACCGGCTTGCCCGGGATGATGCACTCGACCGGACAAACGTCGACGCATCCCGCGTCGCGCAGGCACAGGCTGGTGATGATGTGCGTCATAGGCTCGTTCCTCCGATATGGCTGTCATGAAGTCGGGTCTTCCCCGACGGCTTCAAGGTGCCACTAGGAGCCGAACAGGCTGGACACCTGATCCCAGTTTACCACGTTCCACCAGGCGGCGACATAATCGGCGCGGCGATTCTGGTAGTTGAGGTAGTAGGCGTGCTCCCATACGTCGAGGCCGAGGATCGGCTTGGCGCCGTCGGTGAGCGGGCTGTCCTGATTGGCCGTCGAGAGGACTTGAAGCTTGCCGCCCTTGTCCACGACCAGCCAGGCCCAGCCGCTGCCGAAGCGGCCCATGCCGGCCTTGCTGAAGGCATCCTTGAAGGCGGCGAAATCGCCAAAGCCGGCCGCGATCGCCTTGGCCAGCGCCCCTCCGGGCTCACCGCCCTTGCCCGGGCCCATGATCGTCCAGAACAGGCTGTGATTGGCGTGGCCACCGCCGTTGTTGCGGACTGCAGTGCGGACCGATTCCGGCAGGCTGTTCAATCCGCCCACCAGCTCTTCCACCGACTTCTTGAGCAAGTCCGGCTGAGCTTCCAAAGCCGTATTGAGGTTGTTGATGTAGGCCTGGTGATGC
It includes:
- a CDS encoding superoxide dismutase: MPYQLPPLPYPFDALEPHIDTRTMEIHHGKHHQAYINNLNTALEAQPDLLKKSVEELVGGLNSLPESVRTAVRNNGGGHANHSLFWTIMGPGKGGEPGGALAKAIAAGFGDFAAFKDAFSKAGMGRFGSGWAWLVVDKGGKLQVLSTANQDSPLTDGAKPILGLDVWEHAYYLNYQNRRADYVAAWWNVVNWDQVSSLFGS
- a CDS encoding 4Fe-4S binding protein, producing MTHIITSLCLRDAGCVDVCPVECIIPGKPVDQWPWYYIDPDTCIDCGACIPECPFEAIFPEDEVPSAHTAKAGQVLSMPAGTAGFEAKFDGPNHHGDPVHLDHTKALSAGDVVDLTPDTKPNYDYFKTGPGYKALEN
- a CDS encoding aspartate ammonia-lyase — encoded protein: MAANPMRTESDSLGEVHLPAMALYGAQTQRAVDNFRVSGLKPYRAFIWSMAAIKRAAAAVHQSLGLLDPERAQAIRQAADEVSAGMWDASFVVDPFQAGAGTSHNMNVNEVIANRATVLLGGALGEYRVHPNDHVNMAQSTNDTIPTAIRLGCLWRLQELTDRITALAEALEERAAAFEDVIKSGRTHLQDAVPLTMGQEFGAYARAVRRDGERILRSADGLRRLGIGGTAVGTGLNAHPEYARRMVTQLAQECAFELRLSDDLFESMQSMADMADFSASLRTLALTLIRIANDFRLLASGPTTGLDELRLPPVQPGSSIMPGKVNPVMAEMLDMAMFHVIGCDTTVALAAQAGQLELNVMMPVIAHSLFEMMQVTIGALASFTDRCVRGVEANRARAEAWLARNPIVATALNPLIGYQAAAALVKEALEKDLPIRVVALEKAAAGELRRTDPGKRPVTVDEVESALSNLTRLTEGGIQGAPAGG